CTATTGGGCGCACATTAGAGCCGGCCTGCAGCGCGGTATCGAGAACATGCAACTGTTTATCTGTCACGCTCGTTTTTTCCTGCATCACGACAGTGTCTGCACCCTCCGGCATCGGTGCGCCGGTGAAGATACGTGCGGCTTGTCCGGCCAGTAAAGACATTACCTTCGTCGCGCCTGCGGCTACTTCGCTGGCGATTTGCAGGGGTGATATTTTATCCCAGGCGGCGTAATCGAACGCATAGCCGTCCATTGCCGATTGACGAAAGGCGGGCATGTTACGGGGCGCTTTTACATCCGCAGCCAGTGTGAAACCTGTGGCCTCCTGTAACGGCAACATCGCCGGTGCAGGCACACTGGTATTGGATTGCAGGATGTGAAGTGCGGTGGATACGTCGATCATAAAGTAAGTTGTATAGTTATCCGCCAATGGCGATCATACTACGGTTGACAAGGCTGGCGGCTACTGTATCAGCAAAGTCTTCACCGAACTGGCCGCCGCGCTCCTTCGCTTTCTGCGCCAGGTTTTGCAGGATCAGTTCCTGTACATTCTGGCCGGCTCTTAATGCTGTGAGCAAGTCCGTTTCAGAAGTAGAGAACAGGCAGTTCTTCAGTTTACCATCGGCGGTGAGGCGCAGGCGGTTGCAGGTGCTGCAGAACGGGGCGCTCATACTGCTGATGATCGAGAAAGTACCGGTGTGCCCGGAAGCCTGGAAGTGACGGGCCGTGTCGTGCGGGGCAGACGGGAGGCCGTCGAATGGCGTATGTTCTGCAATGTTCGCCAGCATTTGTTCGTGCGTAAATACGCGGTTGCTGCTCCAGCGATTACCGTCAAAGGGCATAAACTCTATAAACCGTACGTTGATCGGCAGGTGGCGTGTCCATTCCACGAAGGCCGGCAGCTCGTTTTCGTTCACGCCCTTCATCACCACCATATTTATCTTCACGCGGATGCCCTGTTCGAGCAGCTGGTATATATTATGATAGACCGTGTTGAACAGGTCGCGGCGGGTGAGTAACAGATATTTGTCTGCCTGCAGCGTATCGAGGCTGACGTTAATGGTGCGGACGTTGGTTTGTTGGAGGACGGGCAGCATGGGCGCCAACCGGGTACCATTGGTAGTAATCGCCAGTGCTATAGGCAATTCAGACAGGGCGAGCAGGATCTGCGGGGCATCTTTGCGGACCAATGGTTCACCGCCCGTGAGCCGCACCTTGTTAACTCCCATTGCCACGAATGTTTTTACCAGGGATATGATTTCATCCGCCTGCATCATACTTGCAGCCGGCCAGTGCGTATACGACTCCTCCGGCATGCAGTACGTGCAGCGGAGGTTGCAGTTATTCGTAAGCGATAACCGCAGATAGTCGTGTTTCCTGTTAAACCCATCCTTCAGCATAAAAATCACCCCTCTTTCTTCTTCTTTATATAAATAGTAAATAAAAATATATTATCCAAATCACATCATGAGATATAAAATATGAACCTATTTGCCTAATTTCATGATTGTGATCATAAAAATAGCGACTTTTTAGCAACAATTGCGATCATAAGTATTACATATAATATTTTACAATGTAATTAGTATACTGGCCATTTTGCTTTTATAAACCTACGAAAAACTGATGCAAAATCCACAAGGTGCTACCTGATCGACCGCGGACGGGCTGGCAATCCTCTCATACACCCAAACAATGTGCGCCTGGATCATCAATTTAAACTTGTTTGTATGCAAAATGCCACTCAACAACCGCTGCAGAAACTGAACATTTTCAGCCTGAACAGCCTTCAAATGCGCACGTTTCACATCACCTGGCTGATGTTTTTCGTTTGTTTCTTCGGATGGTTCGGCCTCGCGCCGCTCATGCCTACCATCCGGGAAGACCTTCACCTCACCAAAAGCCAGGTAGGTAATATTATCATCGCCTCCGTATCCTCTACCATCCTGGCCCGCCTGCTTATCGGCCGCCTGTGCGATACCTGGGGACCACGTATTACGGCGGTACGACTACTGCTGGTCGGCTCCATCCCGGTGATGCTGGTAGGTTTGTCCAAAGATTACACCACCTTTTTAATATTCCGTTTTGCGATCGGTATTATCGGCGCTTCGTTCGTAGTAACGCAGTTTCACACCTCTATGATGTTTGCACCACACCTGAAAGGTACGGCTAATGCGGTTACCGGCGGCTGGGGCAACCTGGGAGGCGGCGTCACCAATATGGTCATGCCGCTCGTTTTCGCGGCCATCGTTTCTTTCGGCTATACCAAACCCGAAGCCTGGCGTTATGCGATGATCATACCCGGACTCATGATGTGGGGCATCGCTTTCCTTTATTATCGTTATACGAAAGATACGCCGGCAGGTAATTACAAAGACATTGGGCACGAAGGCAGCAAACAGAAGGCTGACTGGTCTGTACTGGCCGACCGCCGCGTTTGGGTGCTTGCGCTGGCTTATGCGATGTGTTTCGGGATGGAGATCACGTTCGACAACGTGGCAGCGCTCCACTTCACCGATTCGTTCGGCTTATCGCAAAGCCACGCAGGTTTTTGGGCCGGTGTTTTCGGGTTCATGAACATCTTTGCCCGCGCACTGGGCGGCATCTTCTCCGATAAAATAGGTTTGCGCTTCGGTCTGAAAGGCAAAGGCTGGCTGCTCGCCATCGTATTGCTGCTCGAAGGCATCGGACTGGTACTGTTCTCCCGTTCCGGCGGCATGGGCATGGCCATCGTATCGATGTTAGGCTTTGCGTTATTCCTGAAAATGGCGAACGGCGCTACTTACGGACTTGTTCCTTTTATTAATGAGAAGAACGTGGGACTGGTGAGCGGCATCGTAGGTGCAGGCGGTAACGTGGGCGGCATGCTGTTCGGGTTTCTTTTTAAATCGTCGAGCATCACATATGTACAGGCTTTTGCTTACATCGGTTTCATTGTAATGGGTGTGGCACTGGTCGTATTAGTGACCCGTTTCGGTAAAATCACAGAAGCGAAACAAGAGCCGGAAAAGGCAGATCAACCGGTATTGGCCATTAACTAACGCTTATGGTAAAAACAACGTGCTGTTATTGCGGCGTAGGATGTGGCGTGATTGTACGCGAAGACAGGAATGGACAAATAACAGTGGAAGGCGACAAAGACCATCCTGTCAACAAGGGCATGCTTTGCTCCAAAGGCATGAACCTCCATTACACCGTGATGGATACGAGCGATCGTTTGTTGCAGCCCGAGATGCGTTATAACCGCTATCAATCCAGGCAGCAGGTAAGCTGGGACCAGGCACTGGAGCGCACTGCCGCCGTGTTTAAAACATTCATCGATAAGTACGGGCCTGATTCGGTGGCCTTCTACGCCTCCGGTCAGTGCCTTACGGAAGAATACTATGTTGTTAATAAACTCATCAAGGGTTTCATCGGCAGTAATAATATAGACACCAACTCCCGTCTTTGCATGAGCAGCGCGGTGGTAGGTTATAAAATGGCATTGGGGGAAGATGCGGTGCCTGTATGTTATGACGACATCGAACTGGCAGACTGCATCTTCGTTGCGGGTGCTAATCCCGCGTGGTGCCATCCTATCCTGTGGCGCAGAGTGGAAGCTGCGAAGGCCGCCAATCCGGACTTACAGATCATTGTAAGCGATCCGAGAGTAACGCAAACCGCTTCCATCGCTACTTTACATTTGCAGGTGCTGCCGGGTACGGACGTGGTGTTACATCACGCCATCGGGAGGATATTGATTGAAGAAGGATATATCGATCCCGTCTTTTTACACGCAAATACCAATGGCTATGAGGCGTATCGCGATAACGTGATGCAACGCAGTGTGGAAGAAGCTGCGGCCATCTGCCAGGTGCCGGCTGAGAATATTCGTCAGGCTGCGCTGCTGATCGGCGAAGCCAAAGGTTTTATGAGTATGTGGACGATGGGGCTGAACCAGAGCGCGATCGGCGTTAATAAAAACCTCAGTTTGCTCAACCTCCATCTCATCACTGGCCAGATTGGCAAACCCGGCTCCGGGCCGCTCTCACTTACGGGCCAGCCTAACGCGATGGGCGGCCGTGAAGTAGGCGGCTTATCTAACTTACTACCTGCTCACCGTAACCTCGAGAACCCCGCGCACCGGCAGGAAGTGCAGGCTTTCTGGGGCGGCACTACGATCTCCGACAAGCCCGGTCTTACCGCTACACAGATGTTCGAAGCATTGGAAAACGGCTCCCTGAAAGCGATCTGGATCATGTGCACCAATCCGTTAGTGAGCTTACCCGATGTAAAAAGAGCAGAAGCCGCGTTGAAGAAAGCGAAGTTTGTGGTAGTGCAGGAGATATCGAACAAGCCGGAAACGCTGGCTTACGCAGATGTGGTACTTCCCGCAGCGGCATGGATAGAAAAGGAAGGGACGATGACCAATGCGGAACGGCGCATCACGTATCTGCCTAAATTAAAAGAACCACCCGGCAATGCTTTGCCAGACGCAGAAATTATTTGTCGGTTTGCGCAGAAGATGGGTTATCACGGATTCGACTATACGGATGCAGCAGCTATTTATGCGGAGCATTGCGCGCTTACAGCAGGCACCAATATCGACATCAGCAGTCTTAGTCACGATACGATCAAAGCCGCCCGCAGCATCCAATGGCCTTATCAGCAACAAGGTACCCAACGCCTGTTCACTGATGGCAAGTTTTATACCCCCGACCAAAAGGCGGTCATTCACAGTTTTCCGGATGTAAATGAATCGGAGTCATTAAGTCCGGAACACCCACTGATCCTTACTACGGGCCGCATCCGCGACCAGTGGCATACGATGAGTAAGACAGGTAAAGTGGGTAAACTAAAACAACATATCCCACAATCATTTATAGAGATACATCCCGAAGACGCGGTGGATCGCGGCATTGGCGAGGGCGACCTCGTAGAAGTGAATGGCGCGCGCGGCTCGGTTCGGGTGAAAGCACAACTGTCTGAAAAGATCAAAAAAGGCGTGGTGTTCCTGCCTATGCACTGGGGAAAGATATTGGGTAATGACCTGCAAAGGGCTAATAATATTACCTCTCCGATGATCGACAAAAAATCGAAGCAGCCTGACTTTAAATACGCCGCTGTGAATGCGCGTCGTTACGTAAAGCCACGGCAGCGCATCCTCATCATCGGTGCCGGCGCCGGCGCACATGGTTTTGTACATAGTTACCGCGCACTGAACCAGGAAGATGAAATCACCATCTTCAGTAAAGAAAAATTACCCTTCTATAATCGCGTGATGCTGCCCGACTACATCAGCGGCAGCCAGGGCTGGGACCAGCTGGTGAAGATGACGAGCCGCCAGGAGCGGGATGCTGACATTCGTTTCCTGAAAGGCGTTTCGGCCACGAAGATCGATCGCGTTGCCAAAACCGTTACCGATGATCTCGGCCAGGTGCATTCGTATGACATACTGATTTTGTCGACCGGCAGCCGGCCTGCAATGTTGAAAGACACGCCACCGCTTCCTGGCATCTTTACCATGCGCACCCGCATCGATGCCGACCAGTTTAAAACGCATGTACAGCCGGGTAAAGGCCGCGTGCTGATCATTGGCGGCGGCTTGCTGGGCATAGAACTCGCTGGCTCGCTTCGTGAAATGAACATTGATGCGACCATCCTGCAACGCGGCTCTAAACTAATGGACCGGCAGCTGGACCCGATGGGCAGCCAGCTTTTACACGAAGCCCTCACCGACCGCGGTATTGAAGTGATCTTTAACGACGAAGTGGCCGGCTACCAGGGCGTTCAGCATGTGGAAGGCGTGCGACTGAAAAGCGGCAGGCTGCTCGACTGCCAGGCCGTGGTGATGTCTATCGGCACCGTACCTAACATAGAACTGGCGCAGGCTGCAGCGCTCGACTGTAAACGCGGCATTGTCGTGAATGAATACCTGCAATCATCCGACCCATCTATTTACGCGATCGGCGAAATCGCCGAATATAATGGCATGACGTACGGCATCACCGCCGCTGCAGAACACCAGGCGTCGATCGTGGCCAGTCACCTTAGCGGCGACATTGGCAGCTATTATAAAGGCACCGTATCCATGAACATACTCAAAATTCATGGCCTGGACCTTTGCTCGCTGGGCATGATAGAAGCGCCGAAAGACGCGGGTTACGAGGAAGTAGTGTTTATCGACCGCGCCAAACATTACTATAAGAAGTGTATTGTTTACCAGGATAAACTCGTCGGCGCGATTCTTATTGGCGATAAGACCGAGTTCTCCGAATTTAAGGACCTGATACAGCAACAAACGGAGCTGTCGGAGAAACGCTTGTCACTGCTACGTTCCGGCAAGAAAGCCACTCCCGTTTCCGGCAAACTCGTTTGCTCCTGTGGCAATGTGGGCGAGGGAAATATCTGTCAGCAGATCGCGGCAGGCATTACCGACTTCCAGCAGTTATGCACCGCTGCCGGGGCGGGACTTGGTTGCGGTAGCTGTAAACCTGAAGTAAAAGCCATCCTGGAGCAACAATTGGCGCTTGTGCCATCATTAACCGCCGACATCAACATATGAAGAAAGATATACCGGTAGCGATCAACTTTACGGGCGGCATCATATCCCCCGGCATCCTGCTTCGCCTGCTCGATGTGGCAGAAGCGGCGATGGTGAAAGAAGTGCGCTTCGGCCTGCGGCAGCAATTGTTGATAGATGTGCCGGAGAAGAATTTCCGCTCGTTCCAAAAGAATTGCGATGCTAACGGGCTCGCCTATCTGAAAGGCAGCAGGCCGGCACCGAATGTGACGAGTACGTATCCCGCTACAGGCATCCTGCTGCAGGACAGCTGGCTGGCAGAGGGCGTGTACAAAGACATTTTCGATTCTTTTGAATTCAGTCCGTCATTGAAGATCAGCATCTGCGACCGGGAACAAACCTTTGTTCCGTATTTCAGCAGTCATATCAACTGGATTGCCGCCACCAATCAACACTACTGGCACCTGGCTATTCGTCCGCCGAAATCCAATACCATCCTGCACTGGCCGGAACTGGTGTACAGTAATAACATTGCTGACGTATCTGCCTCGATAGAAAAAATGCTGCTGGCCGGCGTTACCGAATTGAACGAACTGGTGAACCACATCAGCGTATCGTATATTAGTCTGCCCGTCACCCATCCCCTCCCCTTGCCTACCTTCCATCTGCCTTATTATGAAGGATTTAACCGGGAAGGGCAGCAATACTGGTTGGGGATATATCGCCGGAACGAGCAGTTTTCCGTTCAATTACTAAAAGAAATTTGCAACATCTGCCTGGAAACCGGCATAGGTGAATTGTACGCGACCACCTGGAAATCGCTGATCATAAGACATATATCACCGGCCCACCGGCCTTTGTGGGATTATGTTTTAGGCAAACACCGCGTAAACGTACGGCATGCCGCCAATGAGCTGAACTGGATCGTGGAGAGTGAGGAAGATCTGCAACTGAAGCGCCACATCATCCGGCATTTTGACCGGGAGGATGTGCGTACTTATGGGTTGTGCTTCAACATTCGTATGAAAAGTACGACGGGGTTGTTCGGGTCTGTTATTATCCGTTTGCGGGGGAATGCTGCTTCCGGGCGGCTGCGCTCCCAGGATCGTTTTGACATCTTGTACGCCCGCGACTTCAACCCCAACGCCAGCGAATGGATATTGTACCGCGAGCAGGTGCAGAAAGAACACCTGGGCGTGTACCTGGTATCGTTATGCAAGACCTTTTATGAGCATAACAGCCAGGAAGACCTGCTGCAGCGCTACTACGTTCAAAACCATATCGCTGCTACCGCCGAAACCACCGCTGTCCCTCTTCACCAGTGCCCCGACTGCCTTACCGTATACGATCCTGCCACCGGCGATCCGGAACAGGGCGTTACCCCGGGCACCTTATTCAGCGACCTACCGGACACGTATATATGTAACGTTTGCGAGGCGCCACTGGCATGTTATAAAACTGTGACGGCTATATGATGCTACGGTAAGTTTCATTATCTTCAGGCAGGCTGCCCCGTCAACCAGGCAGCGTTTTATTATTAAGCACTAATGCCCAGTTCGATGAAACATTACCTGTTGTTGTTTTCATTGTTGTTTTCATTGTTGTTATCAGTACTGGCGCTCAAAGCCCAGTCAGCATTTCCACTTTATGAAGGCGCTATTCCCGGTAACCTCTCCGGTAAAAATGAGGAAACGAGCGAAACCAGCGGAGGCATTCTTCGCATCTCCAAAGTATCAGAACCAACACTCACCGTTTATCGCCCGGCGAAATCGAAAGCCAATGGAGCGGCTGTGATTATTTGTCCGGGTGGCGGCTACCGCATTTTAGCCGCAGCCCACGAAGGGGCGGATGTGGCAAAGGCGTTTAATAAGATAGGCGTTTCCGCATTCGTGTTGAAATACCGCATTCCCGATGCAACGAAACAATCAACCCCATCGATCGCACCACTACAGGATGCGCAACAAGCCATTCGTATGGTGCGTAAAAACTTCCAGCGCTGGAACATCGATCCGCAGCGGATCGGTATTATGGGCTTTTCAGCGGGCGGGCACCTGGCTTCCACGGCAGGTACGCATTATGATAGTTGCTTTATCCCTAACCCGGAGAACATTAGTCTTCGCCCCGATTTTATGATGTTGATTTATCCTGTCGTAAGCTTTAACCATAATGCACACCAGGGTTCAGCATTTAACTTACTCGGTCACAATCCGGGTACTCAATCACTGACTTATTTCTCTAATGACGAACAAGTGAGTCCTACTACGCCCCCTACCTTCCAGGTGTTTGCAGCGGACGATGATGTAGTACCACCTGCCAACAGTATCAAATTTTACGAGGCACTGCGCAAATATAAAATACCTGCGGAGCTGCACATCTTTCAGCAAGGTGGACATGGATTCGGATTACAGATCAAAGGTCGCACCGAGCGCTGGATGGACCGTTGCGCCGACTGGATGAGCAGCAACGGATGGCTCTCTGCCTCGCCAACCCGCACACATCTTTATGTGAAAGGCCGCTTCCTGTATACACCCGGCGGCGAGAAAGTCGTATTGAGAGGCGTGAATAAGATGAACGTGTGGTCAGATAAAACCGGTGAAAAGTCCTTCCCCGAAATCGCTAAGACCGGCGCCAACACCGTTCGGATCGTCTGGACAACCGCCGGCGGCGGTGGCGCACAACTGGACACTATCATTGGCAACAGTATCAAACATAAACTGATCCCGATTATCGAGTTGCATGATGCTACAGGCAATTGGGACAAGCTGCAACTCTGTGCAGATTATTGGGTGCGTAAAGATGTAGTCGCTGTTATTAAAAAGTATCGTCGTTATTTGTTACTTAATATTGCTAACGAGGCCGGCGACAACAAAGTAACGCAGGAACAATTCAACACCCGTTATTCATCCGTTATTAAACAATTACGCAAAGCCGGGATAGATGTACCACTCGTCATCGACGCCGCCAACTGGGGCCGTAACGAAAACTTCCTGATCAATGGCGCCGATGCTTTGCTACAGGCCGATCCTGAGAAGAACCTCATCTTCTCCTGGCACATATGGGATTCGGGTATTGCTAATAGTCGCATAGCCGGTGCGATCGACAAGTCCATTCAAAAGAACTTCATGTTATTGGTCGGCGAGTTTGCCCCTATGGAAGTGAAGTGTAACTGTTGTATTCCATACCACTACATTTTAGAATACTGCCAACACCAAAGCATTGGCTGGCTGGCCTGGAGCTGGGGGCCGGGCAACGGCGATTGTGCCGCCATGGATATGACGAAGACCGATGCTTACGAAAGTTTGTACGGCTGGGGCAAGGAAGTGGCGGAAACACATCCTTTTAGTATAAAGCATACGTCGTTGCGACCGTTGTCGTTGTTTAGATGATATGGAGAAGCGCTGGTGATGAGCCGGCGTTTTTTTTGTGCATAGGATTGATTTACCTGAGCCCCCTGTTAAGGGTTTGGTGCATTTTGATGTATGAAACATCCTGATTAGGGCTGACTTCATAGAAGCTTCTATTGCACTGTTTCCTTGTTAAGACCGGGCAGATCCCGATTAGACAATCCCTTAAAAGCGATGCTCTTCAGCAGCAAAAAAACTGATCCGCAGTATACAGCAAATAAAAAGCCCCGGCTAGTGCCGAGGCTTTATAAATCGAATTTGTAGTTCCGAGATTAGATCGCCGGAGCTGCAGGTGCTGATGGAGCAGAAGGTGCTTTGGTAGCAGGCTTCTTAGCAGCAACTTTCTTCTTTGGAGCAGCTTTCTTAGCAGCAGCTTTTTTAGGAGCAGCTTTCTTAGCAGCGGCTTTCTTTGGAGCAGCTTTCTTAGCAGCAGCTTTTTTAGGAGCAGCTTTCTTAGCAGCGGCTTTCTTTGGAGCAGCCTTCTTAGCAGCAGCTTTTTTAGGAGCAGCTTTCTTAGCAGCGGCTTTTTTAGGAGCAGCTTTCTTAGCAGCAGCTTTTTTAGGAGCGGCTTTCTTAGCAGCAGCTTTCTTTGGAGCAGCTTTCTTAGCAGCAGCTTTTTTAGGAGCGGCTTTCTTAGCAGCAGCTTTCTTTTTAGGCGCAGCTTTTTTAGCAGCCGCTTTTTTAATTGTTGCCATTGTTTTTTGAATTTTGGGTTAGTAATTAAAATTGGGTATTAAAAAAAACTTTATGGCAAACACTAACTTAGGCTTCCGCCTGAGCAGTGGTGTCAAATGATTTTACAGAAACGTAAGTTTTGTTCTCACGGCCTTTTCTGAATTCCACTACACCATCTGTCATCGCGAAAATGGTAAAATCTCTACCAATTCCAACGTTCTGACCAGCATGGTATACTGTACCACGCTGACGGATGATGATGTTACCAGCTACGGCAACCTGACCACCGAAGATTTTTACTCCAAGCCTCTTGCTCTGGGAATCGCGGCCGTTCTTTACACTACCTTCACCTTTTTTATGTGCCATTGTATAAGGTCTTTAAACTTTTTAATAATTAAGCAATATCGTTGATCCTGATTTTAGTAAAATGGGTACGGTGACCAACTTTCTTCCTGAAACCCTTGCGGCGCTTCATTTTAAAAGCTATCACTTTATCCCCTTGTACATGGCTGAGGATCTCTGCTTTGATCACTGATTTTACATCAGTACCTACGGTCAGGCTGGTGTCATTGTTTAACAGCAACACTTCAGAGAATTCTACTTTATCTCCAACGTTGCCATTCAATTGCTGAACAAAGATCTCCTGATCTTTTTGCACCTTGAATTGCTGACCTGATATTTTAACAACTGCGAACATAGTTATCCAAAAATAATTTCGGCAAAGGTAACCTTTACTTTTAAATGAACAAAGTTTTTCGTACTTTTTATGTGGACCCAAGTACAAAATACGCAGGTCGTCACACAATAATTCCACCAAAGATACGGACTTTTTACAATTTTAGTTTTTTTTAACAATTGTTTGTAATTGTTTGCCAGCGGCTGAGGATGAACACCCAACCTATCTACCTCGATCAATTCCTCAAAATAAGGCAGTGCCCGCGGCGCAATGCGTCACAATTTTTATACTTTTGTTTTTTACCTTAATTTAATAAACACAGCGGCATGAAGTTTAAAGCACTGCTGGCCAAGCCTTTTGCTTCTTATATATCTGCCAAGATCAGGAAGGAAATGATGCGGGCGGTAGAAGATCAGGGAGCTATCTGGCAAGATTTGATCAAAACTGGCAAAAAGACTGAATTTGGTAGCGAACATGGTTTTAACGCCATCAGTACCTACGAAGAATATAAGCAGGCTGTACCTATCCGTGATTACGAGCAGTACCGCCCCTATATAGATAAGATCAAACAGGGTAAACACAACGTACTGTGGAAGGGACAACCCATTTACCTGGCTAAAACTTCCGGCACTACCAGCGGCGTTAAATATATCCCGATCTCGAAAGACTCGATTTCCAATCATATCGATACGGCCCGTAACGCCCTGCTGTGCTACATGGCAGAAACTGGCAATACGGCTTTTGCAGATGGAAAGCTGATCTTCCTGTCCGGCTCTCCCGAACTGGAACGTATCGGCGACATCCCGACCGGGCGCCTCAGCGGCATTGTGAATCACCACGTACCGAAGTACCTGCGCACGAACCAGCTTCCTTCGTACGAAACGAACTGTATCGACGACTGGGAAACGAAGCTGTCTAAGATCGTAGACGAAACCATCAACCAGGATATGACGCTCATCAGCGGCATACCACCATGGATGCAGATGTATTTTGACGAACTGATCGCGCGTAGCGGTAAAAAAGTGGGAGAACTGTTCAAAAACCTCAGTGTACTGGTACACGGCGGGGTGAACTTTGAACCTTATAAGGCCAAACTGCTCGACTCTATCGGCCGGCCCATGCATACGGTGGAAACATTCCCGGCCTCCGAAGGCTTCTTCGCCTTCCAGGATACGCAAACGCAGGAAGGGCTGCTGCTGAATACGAACAGCGGTATCTTCTTTGAATTTGTGCCTGCCGGCGAGATCTTCTCCGAAAACCCAACCCGCCTTTCCCTGAAAGATGTAAAAGTGGGTGAGAACTATGCGCTGATCGTGAACAGCAACGCGGGTATGTGGGCCTATAATATTGGAGATACGGTTAAATTCGTATCGACCAATCCATACCGCCTCGTGGTAACCGGTCGCACGAAACACTTCATTTCTGCCTTTGGCGAACACGTAATCGGCGAAGAAGTAGAGCATAGCCTGATGAGCATCGCGGCGCAGGAAAACATTCGTATTATCGAATTTACCGTGGCGCCAAGGGTGCAAACAGATGGCGAACTGCCTTACCACGAATGGTTCGTGGAATTTGAAAATGCACCG
This genomic interval from Chitinophaga horti contains the following:
- the moaA gene encoding GTP 3',8-cyclase MoaA — its product is MLKDGFNRKHDYLRLSLTNNCNLRCTYCMPEESYTHWPAASMMQADEIISLVKTFVAMGVNKVRLTGGEPLVRKDAPQILLALSELPIALAITTNGTRLAPMLPVLQQTNVRTINVSLDTLQADKYLLLTRRDLFNTVYHNIYQLLEQGIRVKINMVVMKGVNENELPAFVEWTRHLPINVRFIEFMPFDGNRWSSNRVFTHEQMLANIAEHTPFDGLPSAPHDTARHFQASGHTGTFSIISSMSAPFCSTCNRLRLTADGKLKNCLFSTSETDLLTALRAGQNVQELILQNLAQKAKERGGQFGEDFADTVAASLVNRSMIAIGG
- a CDS encoding NarK family nitrate/nitrite MFS transporter translates to MQNATQQPLQKLNIFSLNSLQMRTFHITWLMFFVCFFGWFGLAPLMPTIREDLHLTKSQVGNIIIASVSSTILARLLIGRLCDTWGPRITAVRLLLVGSIPVMLVGLSKDYTTFLIFRFAIGIIGASFVVTQFHTSMMFAPHLKGTANAVTGGWGNLGGGVTNMVMPLVFAAIVSFGYTKPEAWRYAMIIPGLMMWGIAFLYYRYTKDTPAGNYKDIGHEGSKQKADWSVLADRRVWVLALAYAMCFGMEITFDNVAALHFTDSFGLSQSHAGFWAGVFGFMNIFARALGGIFSDKIGLRFGLKGKGWLLAIVLLLEGIGLVLFSRSGGMGMAIVSMLGFALFLKMANGATYGLVPFINEKNVGLVSGIVGAGGNVGGMLFGFLFKSSSITYVQAFAYIGFIVMGVALVVLVTRFGKITEAKQEPEKADQPVLAIN
- a CDS encoding nitrate reductase; protein product: MVKTTCCYCGVGCGVIVREDRNGQITVEGDKDHPVNKGMLCSKGMNLHYTVMDTSDRLLQPEMRYNRYQSRQQVSWDQALERTAAVFKTFIDKYGPDSVAFYASGQCLTEEYYVVNKLIKGFIGSNNIDTNSRLCMSSAVVGYKMALGEDAVPVCYDDIELADCIFVAGANPAWCHPILWRRVEAAKAANPDLQIIVSDPRVTQTASIATLHLQVLPGTDVVLHHAIGRILIEEGYIDPVFLHANTNGYEAYRDNVMQRSVEEAAAICQVPAENIRQAALLIGEAKGFMSMWTMGLNQSAIGVNKNLSLLNLHLITGQIGKPGSGPLSLTGQPNAMGGREVGGLSNLLPAHRNLENPAHRQEVQAFWGGTTISDKPGLTATQMFEALENGSLKAIWIMCTNPLVSLPDVKRAEAALKKAKFVVVQEISNKPETLAYADVVLPAAAWIEKEGTMTNAERRITYLPKLKEPPGNALPDAEIICRFAQKMGYHGFDYTDAAAIYAEHCALTAGTNIDISSLSHDTIKAARSIQWPYQQQGTQRLFTDGKFYTPDQKAVIHSFPDVNESESLSPEHPLILTTGRIRDQWHTMSKTGKVGKLKQHIPQSFIEIHPEDAVDRGIGEGDLVEVNGARGSVRVKAQLSEKIKKGVVFLPMHWGKILGNDLQRANNITSPMIDKKSKQPDFKYAAVNARRYVKPRQRILIIGAGAGAHGFVHSYRALNQEDEITIFSKEKLPFYNRVMLPDYISGSQGWDQLVKMTSRQERDADIRFLKGVSATKIDRVAKTVTDDLGQVHSYDILILSTGSRPAMLKDTPPLPGIFTMRTRIDADQFKTHVQPGKGRVLIIGGGLLGIELAGSLREMNIDATILQRGSKLMDRQLDPMGSQLLHEALTDRGIEVIFNDEVAGYQGVQHVEGVRLKSGRLLDCQAVVMSIGTVPNIELAQAAALDCKRGIVVNEYLQSSDPSIYAIGEIAEYNGMTYGITAAAEHQASIVASHLSGDIGSYYKGTVSMNILKIHGLDLCSLGMIEAPKDAGYEEVVFIDRAKHYYKKCIVYQDKLVGAILIGDKTEFSEFKDLIQQQTELSEKRLSLLRSGKKATPVSGKLVCSCGNVGEGNICQQIAAGITDFQQLCTAAGAGLGCGSCKPEVKAILEQQLALVPSLTADINI
- a CDS encoding rubredoxin, producing the protein MKKDIPVAINFTGGIISPGILLRLLDVAEAAMVKEVRFGLRQQLLIDVPEKNFRSFQKNCDANGLAYLKGSRPAPNVTSTYPATGILLQDSWLAEGVYKDIFDSFEFSPSLKISICDREQTFVPYFSSHINWIAATNQHYWHLAIRPPKSNTILHWPELVYSNNIADVSASIEKMLLAGVTELNELVNHISVSYISLPVTHPLPLPTFHLPYYEGFNREGQQYWLGIYRRNEQFSVQLLKEICNICLETGIGELYATTWKSLIIRHISPAHRPLWDYVLGKHRVNVRHAANELNWIVESEEDLQLKRHIIRHFDREDVRTYGLCFNIRMKSTTGLFGSVIIRLRGNAASGRLRSQDRFDILYARDFNPNASEWILYREQVQKEHLGVYLVSLCKTFYEHNSQEDLLQRYYVQNHIAATAETTAVPLHQCPDCLTVYDPATGDPEQGVTPGTLFSDLPDTYICNVCEAPLACYKTVTAI
- a CDS encoding cellulase family glycosylhydrolase, with the translated sequence MKHYLLLFSLLFSLLLSVLALKAQSAFPLYEGAIPGNLSGKNEETSETSGGILRISKVSEPTLTVYRPAKSKANGAAVIICPGGGYRILAAAHEGADVAKAFNKIGVSAFVLKYRIPDATKQSTPSIAPLQDAQQAIRMVRKNFQRWNIDPQRIGIMGFSAGGHLASTAGTHYDSCFIPNPENISLRPDFMMLIYPVVSFNHNAHQGSAFNLLGHNPGTQSLTYFSNDEQVSPTTPPTFQVFAADDDVVPPANSIKFYEALRKYKIPAELHIFQQGGHGFGLQIKGRTERWMDRCADWMSSNGWLSASPTRTHLYVKGRFLYTPGGEKVVLRGVNKMNVWSDKTGEKSFPEIAKTGANTVRIVWTTAGGGGAQLDTIIGNSIKHKLIPIIELHDATGNWDKLQLCADYWVRKDVVAVIKKYRRYLLLNIANEAGDNKVTQEQFNTRYSSVIKQLRKAGIDVPLVIDAANWGRNENFLINGADALLQADPEKNLIFSWHIWDSGIANSRIAGAIDKSIQKNFMLLVGEFAPMEVKCNCCIPYHYILEYCQHQSIGWLAWSWGPGNGDCAAMDMTKTDAYESLYGWGKEVAETHPFSIKHTSLRPLSLFR